A stretch of the Arachis stenosperma cultivar V10309 chromosome 6, arast.V10309.gnm1.PFL2, whole genome shotgun sequence genome encodes the following:
- the LOC130932973 gene encoding thermospermine synthase ACAULIS5, with amino-acid sequence MGEAPQLLYVNGFSKFCHETQQNHANGILHNNNNNHHEFSRFGPENQQKNGSNGNYDSSSWYEEVIDDDLKWSFKLNRVLHKGVSKYQDIALLDTKRFGKALMIDGKMQSAESDEFIYHECLIHPSLLCHPNPKKVFIMGGGEGSAAREALKHKTIDKVVMCDIDQEVVDFCRKYLTVNRETFYHRKLDLVINDAKAELQKRKEKYDVIVGDLADPLEDGPCYQLYTKSFYEKILKPKLNDHGIFVTQAGPAGIFTHKEVFTSIYNTIKQVFNYVMVYSTHVPSFADTWGWVMASDEPLSIGAEEMDKRIKARIDGELLYLNGAWFQSAATMNKTVSQSLKNESHVYTEENARFIPGHGVAYRL; translated from the exons ATGGGTGAGGCTCCTCAACTTCTCTATGTTAATGGTTTCTCAAAATTTTGCCATGAAACTcaacaaaaccatgccaatggTATtcttcataataataataataaccacCATGAATTCTCAAGGTTTGGCCCTGAAaatcaacaaaagaatggaagtaACGGTAACTATGATTCCTCATCATGGTATGAGGAAGTCATTGATGATGATCTCAAATGGTCCTTCAAACTCAATAG GGTGCTCCACAAAGGGGTTAGCAAGTACCAAGACATAGCTCTTCTGGATACAAAGCGTTTTGGAAAG GCTTTGATGATTGATGGAAAGATGCAGAGTGCTGAATCAGATGAGTTTATTTATCATGAATGCTTGATTCATCCCTCCCTTTTATGCCACCCCAA CCCCAAAAAGGTGTTTATCATGGGAGGAGGTGAAGGTTCTGCTGCTAGGGAAGCCCTCAAACATAAGACAATAGACAAAGTTGTCATGTGCGACATAGACCAG GAGGTGGTAGATTTCTGTAGGAAATATTTGACTGTGAATAGGGAGACATTTTATCACAGGAAGCTTGACCTTGTCATCAATGATGCCAA GGCTGAGTTGCAGAAGAGAAAGGAAAAGTATGATGTGATTGTTGGAGATTTGGCTGACCCACTTGAAGATGGGCCTTGCTATCAACTCTACACCAAATCCTTTTATGAGAAAATCCTGAAGCCCAAGCTCAATGATCATGGCATTTTTGTCACCCAG GCTGGACCAGCAGGTATATTCACACACAAGGAGGTCTTCACTTCCATATATAACACAATCAAACAGGTCTTCAATT ATGTGATGGTATATTCCACTCATGTACCATCTTTTGCTGATACATGGGGATGGGTTATG GCTTCTGATGAACCATTATCAATTGGTGCTGAGGAAATGGACAAAAGAATCAAAGCAAGGATAGATGGAGAATTGCTTTATCTAAATGGTGCTTGGTTCCAATCAGCTGCTACCATGAATAAGACTGTTTCACAATC GTTGAAGAACGAAAGTCACGTGTACACAGAAGAAAATGCTAGATTTATTCCTGGGCATGGTGTGGCTTATCGTCTCTAA